The Anabaena sp. WA102 genome contains a region encoding:
- a CDS encoding hydantoinase/oxoprolinase family protein, which yields MFKVFGDRGGTFTDIVAVTNNQTIINRLSKHQERFLIVPLPNQEWIIVYKLLSENPEQYQDAVIQGIRDILGISNQKPIPREAIEIVKMGTTVATNALLERKGNRVVLAITKGFKDALRIGYQNRPNIFARQIILPTMLYEQVIEIEERYDAHGNELIAVNIEQNKNGLQAAYDTGIRSCAIVFMHSDRYPYHEQQVAQIAQEIGFTQISISHQVSPLMKLVSRGDTTVVDAYLTPILRHYINQVASQLPGVKLMFMKSDGGLTDAQQFQGKDSILSGPAGGIVGAVQTSKRAGFELVITFDMGGTSTDVAHFKGEYERQLDSEIAGARMRVPVLAINTIAAGGSSILYFDGSSYRVGPQSAGANPGPACYRRGGQLTVTDANVMLGKIHPQYFPSVFGIAGNLPLDKDIVKKQFIQLSQAIVAATDNTSTPEQVAAGFIAIAVENMANAIKKISLQKGYDVSEYVLCCFGGAGGQVACLIADTLGMKKIFLHPYAGVLSAYGMGLADIRSIKETGVEKPLNQTLIPQLQQLMLSLETQAKTTINSDETSRETIVQKINLKYDGTNSTLNINFADNVALMRKEFETEHKNRYGFIQTEKTLIVESVSVEVIQKMDTPEEPLITRNRPFDQNPTPVEIVKMFTADKWHDTPVYYRDNLQPEDIIIGPAIIVEKISTIVVEPHWEATLTKQNHLILQRHFS from the coding sequence ATGTTCAAAGTATTTGGAGACCGGGGTGGCACGTTTACAGATATAGTTGCTGTCACTAATAATCAAACAATAATCAACAGACTTTCAAAACATCAAGAACGGTTTTTAATCGTTCCTCTCCCTAATCAAGAATGGATAATAGTCTATAAATTACTCTCAGAAAATCCCGAACAATATCAAGATGCAGTAATTCAAGGTATTCGGGATATTTTGGGTATTTCCAACCAAAAACCTATTCCTAGGGAAGCCATAGAAATAGTCAAAATGGGGACAACAGTAGCCACAAATGCCCTGTTAGAAAGAAAAGGAAATCGGGTAGTTCTAGCTATTACTAAAGGCTTTAAAGATGCGTTGAGAATTGGTTATCAAAATCGTCCAAATATCTTTGCTAGACAGATAATTTTACCCACCATGCTGTATGAGCAGGTAATTGAAATAGAAGAACGTTATGATGCTCATGGCAATGAATTAATAGCCGTAAATATTGAACAAAATAAAAATGGCTTACAAGCAGCTTATGACACAGGAATTCGCAGTTGTGCCATTGTTTTCATGCACAGCGATCGCTATCCATACCACGAACAACAAGTAGCACAAATAGCTCAAGAAATCGGCTTTACACAAATCTCCATATCCCATCAAGTTAGTCCATTAATGAAATTAGTTAGTCGAGGAGATACAACTGTTGTAGATGCTTATTTAACTCCGATTTTGCGGCACTACATTAACCAAGTAGCTAGTCAACTACCTGGAGTTAAATTAATGTTTATGAAATCTGATGGCGGCTTAACCGACGCACAACAATTTCAAGGAAAAGATAGTATTTTAAGTGGACCGGCTGGTGGTATTGTCGGTGCAGTTCAAACCAGCAAAAGAGCAGGTTTTGAATTAGTAATTACCTTTGATATGGGCGGAACAAGTACAGACGTTGCCCACTTTAAAGGAGAATATGAACGCCAATTAGACTCAGAAATTGCAGGTGCGCGGATGCGAGTTCCCGTATTAGCAATTAACACTATTGCGGCTGGAGGCAGTTCAATTTTATATTTTGATGGTTCTAGTTATCGTGTTGGACCCCAATCTGCGGGTGCAAATCCAGGACCAGCTTGTTACCGACGTGGAGGACAATTAACCGTCACAGATGCTAACGTCATGTTAGGAAAAATTCACCCTCAATATTTCCCCTCTGTGTTTGGTATTGCAGGCAATTTACCCTTAGATAAAGATATCGTCAAAAAACAATTTATCCAACTCTCCCAGGCGATTGTAGCCGCCACAGACAACACTTCTACACCCGAACAAGTAGCAGCCGGATTTATAGCGATCGCTGTGGAAAATATGGCAAATGCCATCAAAAAAATCAGTTTACAAAAAGGTTATGATGTCAGCGAATATGTCCTTTGTTGTTTTGGTGGTGCAGGTGGACAAGTTGCTTGTTTAATTGCCGATACTTTAGGCATGAAAAAGATATTTCTTCACCCCTACGCAGGAGTTCTTTCTGCTTATGGCATGGGATTAGCTGACATTCGCTCAATTAAAGAAACAGGCGTAGAAAAACCTTTGAATCAAACATTAATTCCGCAATTACAGCAATTGATGTTATCCTTAGAGACCCAAGCAAAAACTACTATTAACTCCGATGAAACAAGTAGAGAAACAATAGTCCAAAAAATTAACTTAAAGTATGATGGGACTAACTCTACATTAAACATTAATTTCGCCGATAATGTGGCATTAATGCGAAAAGAATTTGAAACTGAACATAAAAATAGATATGGTTTTATTCAAACCGAGAAAACCTTAATTGTCGAATCAGTCTCAGTAGAAGTAATTCAAAAAATGGACACTCCTGAAGAACCATTAATTACTCGTAATCGTCCTTTTGATCAAAATCCCACACCTGTGGAAATAGTAAAAATGTTTACGGCTGATAAATGGCATGATACTCCTGTTTATTACCGGGATAATTTACAACCAGAAGATATTATTATCGGACCTGCTATCATTGTCGAAAAAATCAGCACAATTGTCGTTGAACCTCACTGGGAAGCAACATTAACGAAACAAAATCACTTAATTTTACAACGCCATTTTTCGTAG
- the cimA gene encoding citramalate synthase produces the protein MTKTPSNQLWLYDTTLRDGTQREGLSVSIEDKLRIAHKLDELGIPFIEGGWPGANPKDVQFFWQLRENPLKQAEVVPFCSTRRPHTKAGDEPMLQGILAAGTRWVTIFGKSWDLHVTTGLKTSLEENLAMIGDTIEYLRSQGRRVIYDAEHWFDGYKQNPDYALQTLKAAVTAGAEWLVLCDTNGGTLPHEVSQIVEDVVKGTGDWGLGTGNEEKTLTQSPITNHQLPLPKIGIHTHNDSEMAVANALAAVMAGAKMVQGTINGYGERCGNANLCSVIPNLQLKLGYSCIGEHQLNQLTEASRFVSEVVNLAPDEHAPFVGLSAFAHKGGIHVSAVERNPLTYEHIQPELVGNQRRIVISEQSGLSNVLAKAKTCGIELDKDHPQARQILQRMKELESEGYQFEAAEASFILLMYEALSCRQQFFEVQGFQVHCDLVEVKETTNSLATVKVAVNGKNILEAAEGNGPVAALDAALRKALVNFYPQIADFELTDYKVRILNGNTGTSAKTRALVESGNGQQRWTTVGVSSNILEASYQAVVEGLEYGLLLHFQAEKTLKV, from the coding sequence ATGACCAAAACTCCCTCAAATCAACTTTGGCTCTACGACACTACTCTCCGCGACGGGACTCAACGGGAAGGATTGTCAGTGTCCATAGAAGATAAGTTACGCATTGCTCACAAACTTGATGAATTAGGTATTCCTTTCATTGAAGGTGGTTGGCCGGGAGCAAATCCCAAAGATGTCCAATTTTTCTGGCAACTTCGAGAAAATCCCCTCAAACAAGCAGAAGTTGTCCCCTTTTGTTCCACCCGTCGTCCTCATACCAAAGCCGGAGATGAACCCATGCTGCAAGGGATTTTGGCAGCAGGAACGCGCTGGGTGACAATTTTCGGTAAATCCTGGGATTTGCACGTTACAACCGGACTCAAGACCAGCCTAGAGGAAAATCTAGCCATGATTGGTGATACCATCGAGTATCTCCGTTCTCAAGGACGACGGGTAATTTACGATGCTGAACACTGGTTTGATGGTTATAAGCAAAATCCTGATTATGCTCTACAGACGCTCAAAGCAGCAGTCACAGCAGGTGCAGAATGGTTAGTTTTATGTGATACCAATGGGGGGACTTTACCTCATGAAGTTTCGCAAATTGTGGAAGATGTTGTCAAGGGGACTGGGGACTGGGGACTGGGGACTGGGAATGAGGAAAAAACTCTTACCCAATCACCAATCACCAATCACCAATTACCACTTCCCAAAATCGGCATACATACCCATAATGATTCAGAAATGGCGGTTGCTAATGCCTTAGCAGCAGTTATGGCTGGAGCTAAGATGGTACAAGGAACAATTAACGGTTATGGGGAACGTTGCGGGAATGCAAATCTGTGTTCTGTGATTCCCAATTTACAACTAAAATTGGGTTATAGTTGTATCGGTGAACACCAGCTAAATCAACTTACAGAAGCTAGTCGGTTTGTGAGCGAGGTTGTTAATCTCGCACCTGACGAACACGCACCTTTTGTTGGACTTTCAGCTTTTGCTCATAAGGGTGGGATTCATGTCTCTGCGGTGGAACGTAATCCTTTAACCTATGAACATATTCAACCAGAATTGGTAGGAAATCAACGCCGTATTGTCATTTCTGAACAGTCTGGTTTAAGTAATGTCTTAGCTAAAGCTAAAACTTGTGGGATTGAATTAGATAAAGATCATCCTCAAGCTAGACAAATTCTCCAACGCATGAAGGAATTGGAGAGTGAAGGCTATCAATTTGAAGCCGCAGAGGCTAGTTTTATTCTTTTGATGTATGAGGCTTTATCATGTCGTCAACAGTTTTTTGAAGTTCAAGGTTTTCAGGTTCATTGTGATTTAGTAGAGGTGAAAGAAACTACTAATTCTTTAGCGACTGTTAAAGTAGCTGTTAATGGTAAAAATATTCTAGAAGCCGCAGAAGGTAATGGACCAGTAGCGGCTTTAGATGCGGCTTTGCGTAAGGCTTTAGTGAATTTTTATCCTCAAATTGCCGATTTTGAGTTGACTGATTATAAGGTGAGAATTCTTAACGGAAATACGGGAACATCTGCCAAAACTCGTGCCTTAGTAGAATCGGGTAATGGTCAACAACGGTGGACTACTGTAGGAGTTTCTAGTAATATTTTGGAGGCTTCTTATCAAGCTGTGGTTGAGGGTTTAGAATATGGATTATTGCTGCATTTCCAAGCTGAAAAGACGTTGAAAGTTTAG